Genomic DNA from Nitratidesulfovibrio vulgaris str. Hildenborough:
TCGAGGAACATGGTCGCGTTGTCGGGAATGATGCGGTACACGACCTCGTCGATATGCGGCCTGCCCTCGAAGTAGTCTGGGTTGGCACGCAGCACCAGACGGGTTCCGGGTTCCCACGATTCGAGCATGTACGGCCCCGCCCCCACGGGCTTGCGCGCGAAGGGGGTCGTCCGCACGTCCTGTCCTTCCAGCAGGTGCTTCGGCATGATGTCCTGCATCCAGCTTATGAGCGACCGGGCAAAGGGCTTGTCGTAGCGCACCTCGAAGCTGTAGCGGCCCGTCTTGCGGAACTCCTGCACGGCAAGGAAGTCGCCCGCGTACGGTGTCGGTGTCGTGGGCGCGATGATAAGCTTGTAGGTGAACTCGACGTCATCCGCCGTGAGTTCCACGCCGTCCTGCCACCGGATACCCTTGCGCAGCTTGAACCGCAGCAGCCTGCCCCCGTCGAGCACCTCGTAGGACTCTGCCGCCCAAGGCTCGATCTCGAGGTCACGGTTATACCGCAAGAGCCCCACGTAAAGCTGGCTTGCGACCTCGTGCGAGGACGCATCGCTGGAAAGGAACGAGATGAGGTTCGACGGTTCCCCGATGGACCCCATGATGATGCGTCCGCCATCTTCCGCCATTTCCTGTGCGGTGGGTCGCCCAGCTGGCGGGAAGCCCTCGCCGGCGGTACTGCCGGAAGGCACCTGCGGTGCCTCTTTGGATACCGTGGGGGCAGTATCATCGCCACATCCCGCACAAAGGCATACAGCCACAAGGGATACGATGGTCAGACAACGCAAAACCGACATCTTGCAATCCTCGCTTCTTGCCATACGCGCACTTTACTCTAGAATGAAACGTGAGGCGGCGTGCCCCGGACAGCGAGTGGCAAGCCTAGCAGAGAACACAACCATTGAAAACAACCTACCAATCGTGTATGATAGTACGTTGTGCCGCATAGTCCGGGGGGACGTTGCGGCATACTCACAAGACGATATGCACTAGATTATCATTCGGCGCACATGGGGAGCACCAAACACAATGGACAGAAGTGAGGAGCAGGCAATCCGTACGTTGTTGCAAGGATTCGTGCATGATACGATTCCTGAATACATCCGCGACGGTGCGCAGGACATGCTGGCACAGGGGGGCGTCCAGAAACTTGGCCTCAAGAAGGAAGGCGGCACGTGGGAGATAGACGGAAGCATCCAGAGTGACGACTTCCAGATCTATGTCTCGCGCATCAGCCTGACGCCGTCCGAACATCGGGCCTCGTACGTGTGCAACTGCTCCGATTCATTCTCGGGAGTCTGCCGTCATGTGGCGGCGACAGCCCTCAAGATGCTCTCGACCTTCGACACGCGCCCCGGTTCCGATGAACCCGCGAAGCCGCGCGTCGAGTGGCGGCAGAGCTTCAGAAGCTTCTTCTCCACTGCCCTCGACCCCGAACCGGGTAAACATTACCTCATCTTCAGGTTCCACCCCGAACCGGGTCGCCTGACCGTCGCCTTCTTCAGGGCGCGTCAGAACAAGTCGGGCCTTTCCACCGTCCATAACGAGATAACGCTCGAACAGATCATCAACAACCCGGAGTGGTGCGAACTCTCGCCCCAGCTTGTGGATGTCGCGAAGCAGGTGGGGCAGTTCGTCGACTACTACGGGCACCGCATCGAGATACCCGACGGACTCGTCTCGTGGTTCTTCTGGGCCATCCGCCGCGAGTACTACCTTTTCTGGCTGGACACCGAATCGCCATGCCGCATCGAGAACACCGCGCTGGGCCTCAAGCTGCACCCCCGCCTCGGCGATGACGGACTTTCGTTCGACGTGATGCTCTACCGCGAAGGCAAGCCGCCCTTCTCCATTCTCGGCGGCGAGAACGCAGCGACCTTCCACGGTCAGATGCCCATGTGGGTGTGCTGGAACCGCAGCTTCTACCCGGTGCAGACCAGCCTGCCCCCCCAACTGGTGCAGGACCTCATCCGCCAGCATCCGTCCATCCCGCAGGAGGACATGTCGGAGTTCCTCGACAGGGTGTGGACGCGCCTGCCCTCTTCCGACCTCTACGGGCAGGAGGACTTCCTGAAGCTGATGGAACCCGTCTTCCAGCCCGCGCGTTACAGCCCCAAGCTCTTTCTCGACGAAGAGGGAAGCCTCCTCACCCTCGAGATACAGAACGTCTACGAGACGGCCCATGGCGAATTCTACCTCGCCGGACCGAACCCGGACTTCCAGACCGGCAGCTACACCTTCGAGGGCACCACGTTCCTCATCCGCCGCCACCAGGACGAAGAGGCGGGGCTCATCACCCAACTTTCCGAAATGCGCTTCCAGCCGCGCAGCAGCCGTCTGTGGTTCCTCGAACCCGAAGAGGCCATCGCCTTTCTTCTGGACGCCTACCCGCGCCTTGTCGAGAAATACCGCGTCTACGGCGAGAAGGCCCTCTCCCGGTACAAGGTGCGCCTTTCACAGCCCGTCATCACCGCCAAGGTCGAGAGCAACGAAGAGGAGAAATGGTTCTCGCTCGACATCGACGTGGAATACGACGGGCAGAAGGTGCCCATCGACAAGATCTGGAAGGCATGGTCGCAGGGCAAGCGCTACGTGCAGCTCAAGGACGGCTCCTACACCAGCCTGCCCGAGACATGGCTCGAAAGGCTCGGTCACAAGCTGCAAGCGCTCGGACTCGACCCCGACAAGCCGCCGCAGAAGCAGTTCAAGCAGTTCGAGGCGCCCGTGCTGGACAGCCTCCTCGACGACCTGCCGGGCGCCGAGACCGACAGCTTCTGGAACAGCCTGCGCGACAAGATACGCACGTTCCGCGAAATACGCGCCGTCAACGCCCCGAGGGGCCTCAACGCCACCCTCCGCGGCTACCAGATGCAGGGCCTCGCCTACCTCAACTTCCTGCGCGAGTACGGCTTCGGCGGCATCCTCGCCGACGAGATGGGCCTCGGCAAGACCGTGCAGACCCTCTCCTTCGTGCAGCACATGGTGGAGAGTGGCAAGATAGGCCCCAACCTCATCGTCGTGCCCACCTCGGTGCTGCCCAACTGGGAGCGTGAAGCGCAGAAGTTCGTCCCTGAACTCAAGCGGCTCATCATCTACGGCACCCGCCGTGAGGGGATGTTCAAGCTCATCGACGAATCGGACCTCGTGGTCACCACCTATGCGCTGCTGCGCCGTGACCTTGAGGAACTGCAGAACCACACGTTCAACTGCATCATCCTCGACGAAGCGCAGAACATCAAGAATCCCAACACGATCACGGCACGTTCGGTACGCCGCATCAAGGCCGACATGCGCCTGTGCCTCTCGGGTACGCCCATCGAGAACAACCTGTTCGAACTGTGGTCGCTGTTCGAGTTCCTCATGCCCGGCTTCCTCGGGTCGCAGCACGCCTTCCAGCGCGGGGTCATCAAGCCCATCAAGGACGGCGACTGTGAAACGCTCGACTACCTGCGCACCCGTGTGCGGCCCTTCATCCTGCGGCGCACCAAGTCCGAGGTCGCCAAGGACCTTCCGCCCAAGATCGAGAACACCTACTACTGCGCCCTTGCCGAAGAGCAGGCCGAACTGTACACGGCCCTCGCCCGCAAGCTGAAGGAGCAGGTGCTTGCCGACGTGGACGAGAAGGGACTCGCCAAGAGCCAGATGTCCATCCTCGACGCGCTGCTCAAGCTACGTCAGATATGCTGCCACCCGCGCCTGCTCAAACTCGACATGCCCGGCTTCTCAACCAACCTGCCCTCCGGCAAGTTCGATGCCTTCAAGGACATGATCACCGACATCGTCGAGGAAGGACACAAGGTGCTGGTGTTCTCGCAGTTCGTGCAGATGCTGCATATCATCCGCTCGTGGCTGCAGATTTCCGGCACGCCCTTCTGCTATCTCGACGGCACCAGCAAGGACCGCTTCGAACAGGTGGACAAGTTCAACAACTCGCCCGACATCCCCATCTTCCTCATCTCCCTGAAGGCTGGCGGTACGGGTCTCAACCTCACCTCCGCCGACTACGTCATCCACTACGACCCGTGGTGGAACCCCGCCGTGGAGAGTCAGGCAACCGACCGTACGCACCGCATCGGTCAGACCCGGCAGGTGTTCAGCTACAAGCTCATCTGCCAGAATACGGTGGAAGAGAAGATACTCAAGCTGCAGGACATGAAACGTGGCGTGGCCGAGGCCATCATCCCCGGTCAGGAGACGTGGAAGTCACTCACCCGCGAAGACCTCGAGATGCTCTTCGACATCTAGTCCGGCATCTCCCAAGTGTACTGCAAGACTTTTGCAAGAGTCCTGCAGATATTACGACAGAACAGCAATGGCGCGCCATCAGGTGCGCCATTGCTGTTCTGTCATGGGAGACGACGGGCCGGAATGCCATCACGACCGGAAAGACTGGCGTGGGGTGGCGTCAAAGGGGCATATGGTCAGCGTACCCCTCAACACGTCGGACTGTTTCCATGACGAGCGCACACAATAACGGCCCGACCTCACAGAAACCAAGTCTACCCGACAGGGACACGACCGGCATTCCCTAGAACCTGTTTCAGCAGCCGCACCCCCTGTTCCATCGCCTCTTCTGAAAGGTGTGCGTAGCCGAGGATGAGTTCATTCACATGGTCATCGCCATGCTGAAGGGCATAGGCGTGCACCGGAGTCGCCTCCACGCCGCCCCGTGCGAGTTCGCTCATGACCTTGTCGTCGAAGCGCACGCCAGTAAAAGCCGCGACGAGATGCAACCCCGTGGCATGTCCGCGTATGCCCACGGCATCTCCGAAGTGCCGCATCAGTGATTTGACCAGAAACGCCCGTCTACGCCTGTACAGCTTCTTCATACGCCAGATGTGCCTCTCCAGTGCCCCGCTGCCGATGAACGACGCCAGCGCATGCTGCGACAGCGCATCCGTGTGCACATCGCTGTACAGCTTCTCCCGGTGCCATGCCGCCAGCAGTCTTGCGGGTAGGATGGCGAAGCCAAGGCGCAACGCAGGAGCCAGAACCTTGCTGAACGAACCGAGATAGACCACCGATTCCGGGGCAAGCTCATGAAGCGTTCCCACAGGTGAACCTTCATGCCTGAACTCTCCGTCATAGTCGTCCTCGACGATGAGACACTCCGCCTCCCGGGCGAAGCGGACGAGTGCCTGCCGCCTCTGTACGGGCAGGATGCCCCCCAGTGGATACTGATGCGAAGGCGTCACATACACGAAAGCGACGCCAGCCCTGCGGGCCTCCTCCGCCGATGGCAACATCCCCGTGTCCATGCCCCGGTCATCGACGGGCACACCTTCGACCCGCAAACCCGTCACTTCAAGTACTTCACGCAATCCGGCATGGGCAGGGTCCTCTGCCAGAACCACTCCGCCACTCCGTTGCAGAAGCCGGGACATGATTCGCAGCCCCTGGGTCGCCCCACTTGTGATCATCACCCTTTCGGCGTGGCAGCGTATGCCGCGTGTCCTGCGCAGGTATCCGGCTATCGCCTCCCGCAACGCCCAGACGCCTGCCGGGGCGCTATAGCGCAGCGCGTCGTCGGGCAAAGCCGCGCACACCCTCTGGTAGGTCCTGGCCCACTCTTCGCGCGGGAAGACATCGAGTGCCGGAATGCCAGAGCGAAAGCTCACCACCCCCGAAGGACGTTCGGGTACGGCTGCGGGTGCAATGACGAACGGCGCACGGTTTGCACCTCCCTCCCCGCGTTCTGACACGATGCCTGCTGCCACCCTCGTCCCCGAACCATGACGCGTTTCGAGGTAGCCCTCCGCGGACAGCTGGTCATAGGCATCAAGAACCGTATTGCGCGACACACCAAGCTCAACGGCAAGGGCACGGCTGGATGGCAGGCGTGCCCCCGCAGCCAGTTCACCATCAAGGATCATCTGCTTCAGGCGTTCATACAGCTGTCTACCTAGAGACAGAGGACCGTCGACATCAAGCGGGAGCCACATGCTCGCTCCAAGTGGTACCTTGTCATTACCTGTTGACTGGGTCTTTCCGCATCCACTTCTCCCACCTTATGCTCCACTCCCACGAGAGACAAGGGCCATGTGCCGCACAGAACACACGGAGGGACAGGACATGCGTATCGATGACAACGTTGTGGCAAGACATCCGGCGACCATCATGGGACTGCTGGAGGCGCAGGGGCTTACCGGGGCGGACACGGCAGGGTGGGACTCGCTGAAGACCCGGGAGACCGAAACCTTCAGGCACCGGCTGCGCGACTACAACCGCAAGGCCGCATCACTCACCCACCCCGTATCGTGCTACACCCGCTATTACCGTCGATACGGCAAGTCGTATCCCGTTCAATTGCAGATGGAGTCAGTGGTGCTCAAGGCGAGGGATATCAAGGCCGCATGTCTTGCGGTGGAGACCATGTTCCTTGCAGAAGTGCGCCACGGGTTGCTGGTCGCCGGACATGACACGGCGACCCTGCGGGGAGACTTCGTGCTGGATGCGGCAGCAGGTGGCGAGACGTTCACCACCGTCTCGGGGCAGTCGCGCACCCTGAAGGCGGACGACCTGTATCTGGCGGATGGGGATGTCATACTCTCCAGCGTGCTTGAGGGACAGGCGCAAGCGTCGTCACTCACGGCAGACAGCACCGACGTTCTCTACTGCGTGTACGGCGTTGAAGGCGTCACGCGCACAGACATGGAAGCCTTCTTCGATGACCTCCGCCGCTACATCCTCACAGCCTACCCTCATGCCTCGGTCGGCTGCCCCGCCTATCACGCGGCGGTGCCGGCATGAACGTCAGACTCCGGGCATACATCCACCTGACCCTTGCCATGTGCATCGCGGGCAGCGCCGTCGTGGCAGGCAAACTCATGGTCTCGTCCATGCCGGTGTTCCTCGCTGCAGAGGCGGGACTGCTTGCAAGCCTCGCCGTACAGGTGCCCTTCACCTTCATGATGAAGCGCGAACGCATCCCGGCCGACCTTTCTGTGCATCTGTACCTCGTCCTGCAGGCACTGTTCGGCGTCGTACTCTACAGGGTCTTCATCTTTCAGGGATTGCAGCACACGACAGCCACCGTGGGAGGAGTGATAAGCAGCACCACACCGTTATGCATCGTCCTGCTTTCGGCCATCTTCCTGCGCGAACACATCACGCGACGAACCATCGCAGGGGCCGTATGCGTCGTCACGGGACTTGCGACCATCAGCCTGACGCCGCTCATGGACGCCACACCTGCCGCCACGGGTTCATTCACCGGCAACGTTCTCATCCTTGCGGCAGTCGTCAGCGAATCGGCCTTCTCCGTCATGAGCAGGGCCAAGCGTGACCACCTGTCGCCGCTGGCAAGGACAGCCATGGTCTCGGTGTATGCGGCCCTGTGCCTGCTGCCTTTCGCCATTCACGATGCCCTGCACTATGACATGGCGACACTGGATGCCGAGACCCTTTCGTGCATCGCCTACTACGGAGTCTTCGTGTCGTTCCTGTCGTACCTGCTGTGGTTCAAGGGCGTCGCCGTCATCGCCGCAGGGACCGCAGCATCCTTCACCGGACTCATCCCTCTCAGCAGCATGGGCATCGCATGGCTGGTCCTGAACGAGACGATAACCTCTGCCCATATCGCGGGACTCGCCTGCGTGGGCGCGGGAATCGTCATCGCCTGTATTCGTCCGGCGACCAGTCCCACAACGTCGAGCGTAGCGGTCTGACCCCGTGACCTCTTCAGATTCCAGCCGGACAGGCAACGACTGCCCCCGTCGCACCCGAAGACATGCCTCCAAGACCGTATCACCCAGCAGCCCATCAAGTGTTTTTCATTTCATCCCGTGCAGATATAAAAAAACAAATGCTCATTACCAAAAAATAATACTGTAGCACCATCACAAGGTACACACCTTGCTTCCACCGTCACCGTTACATGTTGCGGCATTTTTTTCCGAAAACGGGCAAGGAGGGCACCCCGGACGCAGGAGGTGACCATGAGCATCGAGGCAACTGGACTGGGAAGCGGCGGATTGCAGGGCATCTGGCCCCACAAGGGCAGGGGCGTCACGTCGCGAGTGGCGAACATGATGCTGAAGGAGATGGATGCCGATGCAGACGGCAAGCTGTCACAGACGGAATCGGGCCTGTCCGAGACGGCATTCAAGGGGCTTGATACCGACGAGGACGGTTCCGTAAGCCGCAAGGAACTGAAGGCGGGGCTGCGCAGCAGGCGTGACCAGCTCATGTCCATGCTCGAACAAGGGCCGGACGAGGGAGACGACTCCACGGCGCAGCAGACCGGGCAGACCGGGCAGACCGGGCAGACCGGGCAAACAGGGCAAACAGGGCAGGCCGGGCAAGTAGGGGCTGCCGCCGGACTGGTGAAGAACATCCTTTCCAAGCGGGATGCAGACGCCGATGGCACCCTGTCAGAAGAGGAGGCGGGCCTCTCTTCGACGACGTTCGACTCTTTCGACACCAATCAGGACGGGGTGCTCAGCGCCGAAGAACTCGCGGCGGGCTTCGACAAGATGTTCGAGACCATGCGCGCCCTGCGAGACATGATGGGCAACGAGGAACACGCCGGGCCGGGGGCCATGCAACGCGCCGTGGCCGCCTACAAGGGGCAGATGAGCGGGCTCATGAAGGGCCTGTTCGAGACCGAGACCGACAGCGCGGGGGCCGAGACCTCTGGCACTGCGTCAGATACGGCAGCCACCGGCACGGTAGCGACGGACACGGCAACGACTGGCACGGGAACAACTGGCACGACGACAGCAGGAACAGGCACGACCGAGAGCACCACTTCCGGCATTTCTGCCACAGTCTGACGCCTGCACCACGGCACGCCATCCTTGGCGTGGTTCAGGCCCACACGCATCACGACGGTGCAGAATGGGGGCGGCACAGGACAGGCCGCCCGCACCGGAAGAAGAACGATGACAAAGGCACCGCAAGCGCCAACCTATCCGGCCTGTGGGCTATCCGTGCCCGCAGCCGCCACGCCACGCATGGCCCGCCGCACCGTTTGTACCTGTGCGACGATGTCCACTGCACCCACTATCTCCGACACCAGCGCGCAACACCGGGCGCCGTGGGCTGCCACCTCGCCGATGTTATGCAGCTTGATGCCGCCGATGGCCACGAAGGGGATATCAAGATGCGTCACGACCCAGTCGAGGTATGCGTACCCCACCGGGTCGCATACGTCCTTCTTGGTCTTGGTGGCGAAGATGGGGCCGACGCCGATGTAGTCGACCCCGGCAGCCACTGCGGCCATGGCCTGTTCCGGCGAATGCGTGGAGAGGCCGATGGCCCTGTCCGGCCCGATGAGACGCCTGACCTCGCCCACGGGCAGGTCATCCTGTCCGATGTGAACCCCGTCGGCATCGCAGAGTATGGCGATGTCCACATGGTCGTTGACGATGAAGCACGCTCCTGCCTCGCGGGTCATACGCCGCAGTTCAAGGCACTCGCGCAGCATCTCGCCAGCCTTCTTCTCTTTTTCGCGGTATTGTATGATACGCGCCCCGGCTTGCAGCATGGCGTCGACGACATCCACAGTCGGCCGCCCGAGACAGAGACCGGAATCTGTCAGACAGTAGATGTCGGCATCAGGAGTCGTGCCGGGCAGAATGACGGGCATGAGGCCACCTCCAGTGATGAATGAAAACGGGTTGTCGGGTACAGGCCCTGAATTAGTCAGCAGTGCCGGGACGCTGCGGCCTCAGATGCTACAGGGATGGCCCCGATACTTGTCGAACGGTCAGCCCTTCGACCGGCCGACCGGCTGACGGGGGCACTGGTCGGGCAGCTGACCGGCAAAGGGCCGGACTTGACCGACATGTTCGCCTAGGGGACTGCCCCCCGTCCGCGGGGCACGGCAGGGTATGTGCCAAACCTCCGGGCAACAGCTAGCGGTGGTTCATGGCGGGACACGGGCCCAGCAGACGCGCAAGCACCGCATCGGCCTGCATCGCAGCGGCCATGACGACACGGGGGGCGAGCGGCGGGAGGCCCGGCCCGACCTCGTTGGTGAAGTCACCCACGACGACCATGCTCTCTCCGAGATGCCGTTCCCGCATGGGTGGGCCGCCCCACCCGCCCATGCCGGAGGCGCACACTACCGGGCGCCCTGCCCCCATCAACGTCTCGGCAAGCATCCGTTTGGTGGCGGCGTCATCGACAGCCTCCACCACCACATCGCATCCGCCAAAGATACCTATGATATTGCCGTCTTCCAACTGCTGCACATGCACGACGAGGTCGACAGCGGGGTTGATGGCCCGCAGCACGTCAGCCAGTGCTTCGGCCTTGGGCCTGCCCACATCGGCGGCGAGGTAGTGCTGGCGGTTCAGATTGGAGGGTTCGACCACATCATGGTCGACCAGCACGAACCGCCCCACGCCGCTGCGGGCAAGCAGCACGGCGCAGTTCGACCCAAGCCCGCCAGCGCCCGCGATACCGACAGTGGCCTTACGCAACCGGTCACGCAGGGAGGGTTCGAGATAGCGGGACACCCCGTCCTCGAAAAGGCTCACTATCGGGCCTCGCATCGGACTGTGCCATCGGCATGGCCCGCTGCGCCACAGGCGTAGACGTTGTCTTGCGGGGGTTCCCAGTCCTTGAACACCGGCTGGTAGCCCCGTGCGGTGATGGCAGACACCATCTCCTCGACACTACGGTCATCAGAGATGTCGAACTGGCTTGGCCCCGCGTCAGCACCCTGCTGAAGGTCTTCAGTCACGGCATGTGCCATGCCTGATGTCATATCCACCTTCGTGGAACGGCCTGACAGGTCGCCTGTCGCATCGCCAGACGATATGGCTGTGCTTGCGGCTATCGCTGCGGCGGCCCCTTCGGTCGAAGCCACGTTGCCGTCTCCGCCTGCGGCATGTCCACCCACCGCCGTGGAAACCCCTGCGGACATGCGCGTCACGCCAAGGGGAATGAGATTGTCGCGGAACGCCGCGGCCTCACGACTGGAAACGGTGATGCCCGCCGTGGGCATGAAGATGCGGTACGCCGTGAGAATCTGCACCAGTTCACGATCGGAGACGGGGTGCTGCGGCTCGAAACTGCCCGTGTGCGGCCTCATGCGAGGCACCGAGAAGCTGACCTCCGTAGCCGGATAATACCGTTGCAACCACGCCCCGTGCATGGCGGTGTAGAACGCATCGCGCCGCCAGTCGTCCAGACCGAGCAAGGCCCCGAGGCCGACGCTCCGCATTCCCCCGAGGCAACCACGCTCCGGCGCGTCAAGCCGGAAACGGAAGTCGCGCTTGGGCCCTGCGGGGTGCAGCCATGCGTAGAGTCCGGGGTTGTAGGTCTCCTGGAACATCGTCAGCGACTCCACCCCTCCCGCCACGAGTTCGGCATACTCCTCGACCTGCATGGCATAGACTTCCACACCAATGGAGGGGAAAAGAGGCCGAAGCCGGTGTGCCGCCTCGGCGATGTAGGACACCGTGGAAATGCGCGGGGCATCGCCCGTGAGCAGCAGCAACTGACGCAGCCCCGTACTGGCGATGGCGCGCCCCTCTGCCATGATCCTCTCTGCGTCCAGCTGGTCGCGCCGGATATGGTTGCGGGCGTTGAACCCGCAGTAACGGCACTGGTTGGTGCAATGGTTGGCGAGGTACAGCGGGGTGAACAGCTGTATGGTGCGCCCGAAATGCCGCACGGTAAGCTCATGGGCGCGCTGCGCCATGTCCTCGAGGTACGGCATGGCCGCCGGAGACAGCAGGGCGGCGAGGTCGGCGGGGCCGGGCCGCGTAGCCGCCAGCGCCCGCAGGACGTCATCCGCCGTGGACGATGCGATGAGCGCGTCCAGCGTCTCGTGAGGCCAGCGGGCCAGTTCATCGTAGAAGCTCATGATCACGCCTGCCCGCCAAGGAAGCCCGTCAGCGGCGACGATGCCTCGGCCCTGCCGTCGAGCACACGGCCCGCACGGGCGAGAAAGGCACGCCGTCCCGCGCGCACGGCCTCGCCAAAGGCCCGCGCCATGGCGACGGGGTCTCCGGCGCTTGCGATGGCGGTGTTCACAAGGCACGCCGCCGCGCCCATCTCCATGGCATCGCACGCCTCCGAAGGCTTGCCGATGCCCGCATCCACCACGATGGGCAGCGACATCTCCTCGATGAGGATGCCGATCATCTCACGGGTGCGCAGCCCCCGGTTCGTACCGATAGGCGCACCGAGTGGCATGATGGCGGCGGCCCCGGCATTCTCGAGGTCGCGGGCCACATAGAGGTCGGGGTTCATGTAGGGCAGCACCGTAAAGCCCTCGGCGGCGAGAATCTCCGTGGCGCGTGCCGTGGCGTATCCGTCGGGCAGCAGATAGCGGCTGTCCGAGATGATCTCGATCTTGATCCAGTCACCGCACCCTGCGGCGCGTGCCAGCCGGGCGATGCGGACGGCCTCGTCGACCGTCCGCGCCCCGGATGTGTTGGGCAGAAGCCGCATGTGCGCGGGGATGTGCGCCAGCACGTTGCCCTTGGGGTTGCCAAGGTCTACGCGCCGGAGCGCCACGGTGATGACCTGCGAGCCGGAGGCATCGGCCACGGCAGGGATGAGCGCATCCGTACCGTATTTGCCCGTGCCGATGAAAAGGCGGCTTTCAAGCGCCTGTCCGCCCAGCACGAACGTGTCGTCGTGTCGTGTGTCGTGTGTCATTAGCCTCCTCCCACAAAATGAAGGATTTCCAGTGTGTCACCCTGTTCGAGGCCCATGTCTCCGAACGCCTCGGCCTTCACGATGGTCCCGTTACGCTCGACGACGACGGTACGGGGGTCGAGCCCCTGCCGCCCCAGAAGGGCGAGCAGCGTAACGCCGTCTTCGCAAGCGACTTCATGACCGTTCACAACTATCGTCATCGCCGTCTCTCCTTCTGCCGGGTTGTCTGCTGACGCCTGCCAAGGCCGACCGCCCCGCCTGCCCTGCCGCCATAGTCGCAGGCAGGGCGCAAAGGCGATGCGGCGGGCGCCGGAAAAACAGAACGCCCATCCGCAGAGGATGGGCGTACGGACGCATGTCCGGTGCGCGGCTTCCCTACGGCAGTGCTAACTGCGTCAGGTTCACAGGGTCTGGGACGAACCCACTCTCAGCCCGAAGGCTCCCCTAGCTCCGGTCGCGACGGCGACCGCTGATACTCGAAAAACAAAAAAGCCCATCCGCAGAGGATGGGCGAACGGACGTTGTCCGGCGCTCAGCTTCCCTACGGCAGTGTGAACTGCGTCAGGTTCACAGGGTCTGGGACGTGCCCACTCTCAGCCCGAAGGCTCCCCTAGCTGACTGAACGCACAGTAGCCTCCCGTGTCTGGTCTTGTAAAGCCCTTCGAGGCGAAAATCGCAGGTGTGTCGCCCCTGCGGCCGCACTCCGGACAGTGGCGACCCCACGCTCATGCGGCAACCACCTGCCACGACAGAAGTTCGCGCGGGAAGCAGGCACAGGGGACACAACCGAAGCACGTGCCACATGGAGATGCCACCATGTCACAGCCCCCTTACCGGTCATTCACAAGGGCACAAACCGCTACAGGCGGGCATCCCCTCCCTGCATCGGGAGACTG
This window encodes:
- the thiE gene encoding thiamine phosphate synthase, with translation MPVILPGTTPDADIYCLTDSGLCLGRPTVDVVDAMLQAGARIIQYREKEKKAGEMLRECLELRRMTREAGACFIVNDHVDIAILCDADGVHIGQDDLPVGEVRRLIGPDRAIGLSTHSPEQAMAAVAAGVDYIGVGPIFATKTKKDVCDPVGYAYLDWVVTHLDIPFVAIGGIKLHNIGEVAAHGARCCALVSEIVGAVDIVAQVQTVRRAMRGVAAAGTDSPQAG
- the thiS gene encoding sulfur carrier protein ThiS, whose amino-acid sequence is MTIVVNGHEVACEDGVTLLALLGRQGLDPRTVVVERNGTIVKAEAFGDMGLEQGDTLEILHFVGGG
- a CDS encoding thiazole synthase, translated to MTHDTRHDDTFVLGGQALESRLFIGTGKYGTDALIPAVADASGSQVITVALRRVDLGNPKGNVLAHIPAHMRLLPNTSGARTVDEAVRIARLARAAGCGDWIKIEIISDSRYLLPDGYATARATEILAAEGFTVLPYMNPDLYVARDLENAGAAAIMPLGAPIGTNRGLRTREMIGILIEEMSLPIVVDAGIGKPSEACDAMEMGAAACLVNTAIASAGDPVAMARAFGEAVRAGRRAFLARAGRVLDGRAEASSPLTGFLGGQA
- the thiF gene encoding sulfur carrier protein ThiS adenylyltransferase ThiF; this translates as MRGPIVSLFEDGVSRYLEPSLRDRLRKATVGIAGAGGLGSNCAVLLARSGVGRFVLVDHDVVEPSNLNRQHYLAADVGRPKAEALADVLRAINPAVDLVVHVQQLEDGNIIGIFGGCDVVVEAVDDAATKRMLAETLMGAGRPVVCASGMGGWGGPPMRERHLGESMVVVGDFTNEVGPGLPPLAPRVVMAAAMQADAVLARLLGPCPAMNHR
- the thiH gene encoding 2-iminoacetate synthase ThiH, whose amino-acid sequence is MSFYDELARWPHETLDALIASSTADDVLRALAATRPGPADLAALLSPAAMPYLEDMAQRAHELTVRHFGRTIQLFTPLYLANHCTNQCRYCGFNARNHIRRDQLDAERIMAEGRAIASTGLRQLLLLTGDAPRISTVSYIAEAAHRLRPLFPSIGVEVYAMQVEEYAELVAGGVESLTMFQETYNPGLYAWLHPAGPKRDFRFRLDAPERGCLGGMRSVGLGALLGLDDWRRDAFYTAMHGAWLQRYYPATEVSFSVPRMRPHTGSFEPQHPVSDRELVQILTAYRIFMPTAGITVSSREAAAFRDNLIPLGVTRMSAGVSTAVGGHAAGGDGNVASTEGAAAAIAASTAISSGDATGDLSGRSTKVDMTSGMAHAVTEDLQQGADAGPSQFDISDDRSVEEMVSAITARGYQPVFKDWEPPQDNVYACGAAGHADGTVRCEAR